A genomic window from Colletotrichum destructivum chromosome 7, complete sequence includes:
- a CDS encoding Putative carboxylesterase, type B, carboxylesterase type B, active, alpha/Beta hydrolase, protein MMCNVKFVATFAGLLASVSAGPSVRLGNGLTVQGRIASDAPKVAEFLGIPYAAPPLADLRWEPPQPYVVPQSSSLFANGTVLNATSLPPSCWQYISIHPAIQRVDVPEFMIGDAGMDEDCLTASVWVPTDAVPAGKQTETEGEGEGLPVIIWFYGGGFETGGTDVPYQMPQNWIQRSQSHILVTFNYRMKLFGFPNSAALEEQNLGLMDQRFAVEWIRDNIAQFGGDPDRMTIWGHSAGAVAVDYYSFAYAEDPIVRGLIMDSGTAHLDQLMNHDASHSNFTFVAQQLGCGNLTDAAAELACMRKIPAEKLERFVADYKDSEVSPSIGFSPQVDNKIVFANYTEKAALGEMSDLPAIIGFNAAEGLFLAPYDAENGPDPAVADSLSYTFFWCPTTKTTNERLAAGRTTYRYYYSAVFNNTSPRPWMGAYHGSELPMIFGTHADFRGNSTAFEYELSHVMMDAYAAFVKDSTAGLDAIGWPAYTADSRLVRSYGENNNVTAGRRTLSAIEDECAALGLL, encoded by the exons ATGATGTGCAACGTCAAGTTCGTAGCCACcttcgccggcctccttgccTCGGTGAGTGCCGGCCCCAGCGTCCGACTCGGAAACGGCCTCACGGTCCAGGGCCGGATCGCCTCCGACGCCCCCAAGGTGGCCGAGTTCCTGGGCATCCCCTACGCCGCGCCGcccctcgccgacctgcGATGGGAGCCTCCACAGccctacgtcgtcccgcaATCAAGCTCTCTCTTCGCCAATGGTACCGTGCTCAACGCTacctctctccccccttcttgcTGGCAGTACATCTCCATCCACCCGGCCATCCAGCGCGTCGATGTCCCCGAGTTCATGATCGGTGACGCCGGCATGGACGAGGACTGCCTCACCGCCAGTGTTTGGGTCCCCACCGACGCCGTTCCCGCCGGCAAGcagaccgagaccgagggcGAAGGTGAGGGTCTTCCGGTCATCATCTGGTtctacggcggcggcttcgagaCGGGTGGCACCGACGTGCCCTATCAGATGCCGCAGAACTGGATCCAGCGCTCGCAGTCGCACATCCTGGTCACTTTCAACTACCGCATGAAGCTCTTCGGCTTCCCCAACTcggcggccctcgaggaGCAGAACCTCGGCCTGATGGATCAGCGCTTCGCTGTCGAGTGGATCCGCGATAACATCGCCCAGTTCGGTGGCGACCCGGACCGCATGACCATCTGGGgccactcggccggcgccgtcgccgttgatTACTACAGCTTCGCCTACGCCGAGGACCCCATCGTCCGGGGCCTTATCATGGACTCCGGCACGGCCCACCTGGACCAGCTAATGAACCACGACGCCAGCCACTCCAACTTCACTTTCGTTGCCCAGCAGTTGGGCTGCGGGAACCtgaccgacgccgccgccgagctggcaTGCATGCGCAAGATTCCTGCCGAGAAGCTTGAGCGTTTTGTGGCCGACTACAAGGACTCCGAGGTCTCGCCCTCAATTGGTTTCTCTCCTCAGGTCGACAACAAGATCGTCTTTGCCAACTACACGGAGAAGGCCGCCCTTGGGGAGATGTCTGACTTG cccgccatcatcggcttCAACGCTGCCGAGggtctcttcctcgcccccTACGATGCCGAGAACGGCCCTGatcccgccgtcgccgacagcTTGTCCTACACCTTCTTCTGGTGTCCTACCACCAAGACCACCAA CGAGCGCCTGGCCGCCGGCAGGACGACGTACCGCTACTACTACTCGGCTGTCTTTAACAACACGTCCCCGCGCCCGTGGATGGGCGCTTACCACGGCAGCGAGCTCCCCATGATCTTCGGGACGCACGCCGACTTCCGCGGCAACTCGACGGCCTTCGAGTACGAGCTGAGCCACGTCATGATGGACGCCTACGCCGCTTTCGTCAAGGACTCGACggccggcctggacgccATCGGATGGCCTGCTTACACGGCTGACAGTCGCCTGGTCCGCAGCTATGGCGAGAACAACAACGTCACCGCCGGCCGGCGGACTCTTTCTGCTATCGAGGACGAGTGC